CGACGACGTTGGCGCCTCGCGAGGCGAAGAAAGTGGCATAAGCCTTTCCGAGACCACCACCGGCACCGGTGACGACGACGGTCTGGTTATCGAAGCGTAAGTCGGACATTTTCAGATGAGGATATGAGGATGAAAGAAAGACAGGAGATCTGAGGTGAGGTTCAGTTCCGTACTCTCCGCACGTATCTCCGCGGTTAGTCAAGGAGAGTCGAGGAGAGTAATATATAATCAAACAATAATATAGTGATGAGTGATAGGTATTAGAGCAAAGATAGGATACAGaggaaaataaaagaaagaagaggggaGGAAATCCGGGGGTATTAAGAACGGTCGAGCAACAGCTCTCGGTTGCTTCTGGGACCTCGGCTCGGAGTTGGTCTGGAAACGATGTAATTAATTACATTACAGACCTGCTTCACATGCCGATGGCTGCCGGAGTGCGTTAATTACTGGTATTCTTACGAATGGCAATTCCGGGGATAGCTACTCCATGTTAATTCATTTGTTTCCTTGCCTGTGTCAAGTGTAATAGTGTTATCCTGTGTTCGTTCATATGCGCATGATGCTGCATAATTCTGTGCAAGCGCTGACTCAGCCACGTGATGCATATTTATGCAATACGTCATTGTCATGTGCTTCCAACCAGTACAACCCTCTATACAATGCTCTGGCAGAAAATATCTATTGGATAGTCTTTCTTATATAGTTGAAGATTGAATAAGTTGTAGAATGCACCGCCATGCCATTAGAACATTCAGCCTAAACAATTCCCCCTCCGCTCGGATTTCTCTCCGCTCTGCGACgctgatatatatatctcccCTCTCCACAAGTACATATACTCTACCACCCGTACAACACAACTCGGGTCtcagaacaacaagcaaAATGCCCGAAATCATCGACGACAAATCCCAACACTGCATCCCTTTCCTCCTCGACCGCGTAAAAGCCCACCAAGCGCGCTATGCATCCAACCCCGACCAAGCCCCGCCATTGTTTCTGGGGTTGAACGGTGTTCAAGGAGCGGGCAAGACGGTTCTCGTACGTCGCATTCCTCACCGGATTGATTACGCTGGTTGCTAACAAGCACAGGTTTCCACGCTGCACCATACCCTGCGCAACCCCCCCTACTCCCTCCCCGTAACTACCCTCTCCCTCGACGATATCTACCTGACTCATGCCGACCAACAACACCTCGCAACAACAAACCCGCAAAACCCCCTCCTGCAGCACCGCGGCCAGCCTTCCACGCATGACCTGTCCCTGGGCCTAAAAGTGTTCGAATCGCTACGTGAGGGCCGGCCCACGAAGATCCCGCAGTATGATAAGTCTGCATTTGGCGGGCAGGGGGATCGCGTGCCTGAGGGAAAATGGGAGGCTGTTAATaaagagggagagaggaGGGTTGGGGTGGTGATTTTCGAGGGGTGGTGTGTTGGGTTTCGGGCGTGGAGTGATGATACGCTAAGGAAGATGTGGGAAAATGCGGTTaggaggaaggaggaggagaattATGATGGGAGATTGGGGCATGTGAGATTTGAGGATGTGAGGGCTGTTAATGAGGCGTTGAGGGGGTATGATGCGTTGACGGAGTACGTTCCTTCTTTTCTGAGTTGACGGGGACGGGCGTGTGCTGATTGATATACAGCCAGCTTGATGCTTTAATTCACATGTGAGACCACCTCCTGAGACTTGCTTTATCGCATACTGATTGTTGAGTCTAGCGACGCGCAAAACATCCACTATGTCTATGAGTGGCGACAGGAGCAAGAGCGCACTCTGCGCGCGACCAAAGGCACTGGCATGACCGAGGAACAAGTTAACCACTTTGTCGATGGCTGTACGTTGCAACAATTCGACTACGCGGTAGAAACTAATGATGTTAGATTACCCGTCCTACGAACTCTTCACGGAGACACTCCGCAACGGCGCTTTTAGAAAAGAGGGAGTTCCCGAGTCGAAATGGAAGGGGAAGCAGTTGCGTCTGGTTGTTGATAAGAACAGGAGGGTTCAGGAGGTCCTTTTGTACTAGGATAGAGGTCTGTACATATATTCAAGACGAATACTACAAAATATTTACTCGTGAGAATGATTGGGTTGTCTGAACGTTTCAATTGGGAATCATAAATCGTAGCGCTAATTGAGAACATGCTTGCCACCCAAACAACCCATTAAAAATACTTTTATTTTTTAGAAGAAAAATAAACCCTCGCCCCAGAGCGAATCTAGTTCATCTGGCGGATGAGAGCGTTGATGTAGTCCTCACGGTTACCAGTGTCACCACCCTGGATGAAGTGCTTGACCTTGCGGGGGTGGAAGCCACCAGTGGGGTTGGagagcttgaagggccagaGGAAGTTGTTGGCCTGCTTGAAGTTGGGGCCGACGGTGTAGATCTCGTGGATCAAGTCCTCCATGCAGACAATGCCGTACTTGCCGAGCTGCTCCTCGATGATCTGGTTGTCGGTGAGAGGCACACGCTGGGCGTTGACCTTACCGTAACCGCGCTTGTAGACAAGCTCACGGACGGACTTGAGGTTGGGGTAACCGTAGGCGATGTAGGGGTTGACAATGGTCAACATCTCCTGGGTGGCCTTGGTGAGACGGATGAAGACACCGTTGTTGATCTGGATCAGACGCAGGAGCTGCAAGATCTTGCGGGGCTGAGGAGCGATCTTGTTGATACCCTTGATACGGACAACGAAGACGAGCTTGGCCTCGTCAGGGACGTAGAAGTTGCCCTGCTGACGGGCGACACGACCAAGGCGGATCTTCTCACGCTCAGTGTCGCGGTACTCCTTGACGTAGGACTCGGCACGCTTGAAGATAGTGGAGCGCTTCTCCTTGTTGGCCTGTAGTTCATTCAGTAAGCGTTGGTgtctcaaaaaaaaaaactccaACAAAAAATAGAGATGAGCATTGATCAGCCCCGAAAGATGGTTAACGAAAGCGACAGCATTGACCTGGTAAGTCTAGTCGCGTGGTGGTGTTTTATACATCATACAATGAAAGAACGAAATAAGAGGAAAATCTTCACTaacctgcttcttcttctcgagCTCCTCACGGCGGACAGCGCGGGCCTGCTCCTGgctcttgcgcttcttgagGAGGGTCTCGGGGACAAGGACCTGGTCCTTGGTGGGAACGGTACTGTGAAGGTCAGTTCAGTCTGTCCGCAAAGGTAAAATTTCGCCGAGTGTAAGAATTGCAGCTACAGCGCCACATTCTCAACTGAAGGCTAAAGGGGGGAAAACTCGACGAAATAATTTTAATCGGTGAGGCCAGATACATTTGCCAGACGACCATCCGCTTCCGCTACTACTTGTGCGTATTCCAGCGACAAGGTTCGCAGAGTTCTCAGTGGTGCTGAACAAACAGTATTGCATCCTCATCCGACAATACCCCAAGCATAACGCTCGGGAATTTCTGTTGATGCCACTCGTTGCATTGTTTCTGGCCAAGATTTCGCAAGACCAAAACCAATCCAACGACAGCCCACAACAATATTTTTCAAGGAGAAAGCCATTGCGCCTTCAACCTCAACACCCCAGACACTTCCAATCCCTTCCCTCAGGTATATCAGACGAGACAGATATGAAAGGTCGCGGGAAAATCGAGCTGGTGCCATTCGGTCAGAATCGACCGAAGCATCTCCAGCGAGAAGGACGACCATAAACTGAACCTCACATGCTCGTAGCGAATCGCAATGATTCAAAGAGAGGCATACACAGCAGTCGAGGCCATTGTGACGGTCCTTAAAGAGTTCGCGAAGTTGGCGATGGGCGAAGGTTGTCGtgctgagaaggaagagaaaatgTTCGGCGGGAGTTGAGAAAAACGAGTTTGTGGGTGGAGTCCGGCTAGGCTTAGTGTGGTTAGTCCAGCCTATTGATCTGCTAAACCGGATGCGGTAATCAACCCTTATCTTGTATCATGATAAGGGCTTGTGTCACATGGCCGATGCGGAGATAACATCTGGACCTCATCTCAACCTCGATCACAGTACAGCGCATACGGATGTCGAACCTATCATAATACTCCATAGTAGATACCTTTTCTGCATCAACATGTCAACCCGTCGCGGCGTCGGCCTCGGCGCCTTCACAAACCGCACCCAAACAACCCAATCCTACGCCACCCACGGTGCCAACCTCCGCTCCACGCATACCTCCTCCCTCCAAACCCAGCTCTCCGTCTTCCAATCCGTCCTGCACAGCTTCGCCCTAGAACACAGCTCAACGATCCGTTCGAATCCCACATTTCGCGCTGAATTCGCGCGCATGTGCAATGCGATCGGAGTTGATCCACTGGCAGCCAGCAACGTGAGAGGGAAAAATGGACGGAGGGGACTGGGTGAGGGGGGTAGTTTCTGGACGCAGATTATGGGCGGGGATATGAATGACTTTTATTTCGAGGTTGCCGTGAGAGTTGTAGAGCTTTGTCGGGAGACAAGGAGTGAGAATGGGGGGTTGATCGGGGTTGAGGAGTGTCGGAGGAGGGTGGGGAAGGGGAGGGCGATTGGGAGTGGGTTGGAGGTCACTGAGTGGGCATCTCCACCCTCGAATGAACAAGGATTATTGCTAATATGCTTACTTGAATAGAGATGATATCCTCCGCGCCGTAAAATCCCTCGAACCCCTCGGCTCCGGTTTTTCCATCATCTCCGTCGGCAGCAAGCAGTACATCCGGTCGGTTCCCAAAGAGCTCAACACAGACCAGGCTACCGTTCTCGAAGCAATCCAAGTTCTAGGTTTCGTCAGCGTCTCTATGCTACGTTTGAATCTGAACTGGGAGAAAGCAAGAGCGCAGACCGTCGTTGATGATCTTCTGGCGGATGGTCTGGTTTGGTTAGACGCGCAGGGCGATGAAAATGAGTATTGGTCGCCGCAAAACCTGTTGGATGATAGTGGGTGACTGCCCTTGGACAAAAATATATGCAATCGACTTCTCCCCGTTCCCAGTCCCATCACGGCCCCGATAGACAGGTCTCTACCTGCCAACCTTCAACCCCCGCGCTTGAAGGAATTAGGCAAACCGCATCAAGCATGATGCCCAGCGTCTTGGACGCGCCAGTTAGTAAACAACTGCCTTGAATGCCTCCCACGACATAGATCGTGTTCGCGCGGTATAGAGTTGTACATACTTCTTACTCTAACACAAAGACATACACATTGATACAGCAACATGATACCGCTGCCTACAATACTGAGCTCTAGTCATGGTCATCAACTAACTACTAAAGAAAATCGTTGCGACAGAAGTTCAAAGAGACAGGAAGAATGTACAGTGCATTAAGAATGTATGCATTGGCCATAGTCAAAGGATGCAGGCTGCATAGCCGTAGTCCCCTGATCCTATCATCTTTTCATCACAACTATGGATCAAGCGATCGGGTGATCGACGGGTTCTCTGATCGGTCATTCTGGCCAGCCAACATATCAATCGGTCCCAGCCATACTACTACAACAAAGCACGGAAGTCAGCACCAAAGCAGTGTCCTGCAACCGAATAGAAGAATTTGGGAAGAAGCTTTGGAAGGGAATACCGCGGCAGGGATATTCCATCGCCCAGCGGCGAGCTGCACTTCTCCATTATTGATCCATACGGTCTTTCAACTAGCGGCGATGACTCTGCCCCGCCTCAGCTGAACTGATTTTCTGCAGCGAGTTCAGCCCCGAGCTCGCTGAGCGCCTCAGTCGCCCTAAACC
This Aspergillus chevalieri M1 DNA, chromosome 3, nearly complete sequence DNA region includes the following protein-coding sequences:
- the RPL7 gene encoding 60S ribosomal protein uL30 (BUSCO:EOG09264P3R;~COG:J;~EggNog:ENOG410PGRR;~InterPro:IPR012988,IPR023106,IPR036919,IPR018038, IPR039699,IPR016082,IPR035808,IPR005998;~PFAM:PF08079,PF00327;~go_component: GO:0022625 - cytosolic large ribosomal subunit [Evidence IEA];~go_function: GO:0003735 - structural constituent of ribosome [Evidence IEA];~go_process: GO:0000463 - maturation of LSU-rRNA from tricistronic rRNA transcript (SSU-rRNA, 5.8S rRNA, LSU-rRNA) [Evidence IEA]), yielding MASTAVTVPTKDQVLVPETLLKKRKSQEQARAVRREELEKKKQANKEKRSTIFKRAESYVKEYRDTEREKIRLGRVARQQGNFYVPDEAKLVFVVRIKGINKIAPQPRKILQLLRLIQINNGVFIRLTKATQEMLTIVNPYIAYGYPNLKSVRELVYKRGYGKVNAQRVPLTDNQIIEEQLGKYGIVCMEDLIHEIYTVGPNFKQANNFLWPFKLSNPTGGFHPRKVKHFIQGGDTGNREDYINALIRQMN
- a CDS encoding ESCRT-II subunit protein SNF8 (BUSCO:EOG0926477X;~COG:K;~EggNog:ENOG410PHTS;~InterPro:IPR016689,IPR040608,IPR036390,IPR036388;~PFAM:PF04157;~go_component: GO:0000814 - ESCRT II complex [Evidence IEA];~go_process: GO:0071985 - multivesicular body sorting pathway [Evidence IEA]), translated to MSTRRGVGLGAFTNRTQTTQSYATHGANLRSTHTSSLQTQLSVFQSVLHSFALEHSSTIRSNPTFRAEFARMCNAIGVDPLAASNVRGKNGRRGLGEGGSFWTQIMGGDMNDFYFEVAVRVVELCRETRSENGGLIGVEECRRRVGKGRAIGSGLEVTEDDILRAVKSLEPLGSGFSIISVGSKQYIRSVPKELNTDQATVLEAIQVLGFVSVSMLRLNLNWEKARAQTVVDDLLADGLVWLDAQGDENEYWSPQNLLDDSG
- a CDS encoding TDA10 family protein (BUSCO:EOG09261ONU;~COG:G;~EggNog:ENOG410PFM4;~InterPro:IPR027417) gives rise to the protein MHRHAIRTFSLNNSPSARISLRSATLIYISPLSTSTYTLPPVQHNSGLRTTSKMPEIIDDKSQHCIPFLLDRVKAHQARYASNPDQAPPLFLGLNGVQGAGKTVLVSTLHHTLRNPPYSLPVTTLSLDDIYLTHADQQHLATTNPQNPLLQHRGQPSTHDLSLGLKVFESLREGRPTKIPQYDKSAFGGQGDRVPEGKWEAVNKEGERRVGVVIFEGWCVGFRAWSDDTLRKMWENAVRRKEEENYDGRLGHVRFEDVRAVNEALRGYDALTDQLDALIHIDAQNIHYVYEWRQEQERTLRATKGTGMTEEQVNHFVDGYYPSYELFTETLRNGAFRKEGVPESKWKGKQLRLVVDKNRRVQEVLLY